One genomic window of Polyangium aurulentum includes the following:
- a CDS encoding carbohydrate kinase family protein has product MTVLVIGDANADASAALERFPREGDDAAIRALGWGSGGAAVNVATAVALLGMGARLLARIGKDPAGDVALSAARAAGVDLGAIQRDEVHSTGLCFAAVSPSGERTFFSHRGANRALELPPASDLFRGIRWLHLSGHALLEDRQRDTSLALAREASARGVPVSLDLCLPLVRTHRTDVLDLSPSLAVLFANELEIAALLPSAAGDPVENAIGSLEKAGVPLVAAKLGARGSMLSDRGARHVLPALPVDARDTTGSGDAYVAGFVVARLRGAPPEVCGRLGNALGALVATRPGAASALPTGAELRAFLAHHAALAELSVLSSAPGEPVRRSE; this is encoded by the coding sequence ATGACCGTCCTCGTGATCGGCGACGCCAATGCAGACGCGAGCGCGGCGCTCGAGCGCTTCCCGCGCGAGGGCGACGACGCCGCGATCCGCGCGCTCGGCTGGGGGAGCGGCGGCGCGGCGGTCAACGTCGCGACGGCGGTCGCGCTCCTCGGGATGGGCGCCCGGCTCCTCGCGCGGATCGGCAAGGATCCCGCGGGCGACGTCGCGCTCTCGGCCGCGCGCGCGGCGGGCGTCGATCTCGGCGCCATCCAGCGCGACGAGGTGCATAGCACGGGCCTGTGCTTTGCTGCGGTCTCGCCCAGCGGCGAGCGCACCTTCTTCAGCCATCGCGGCGCGAACCGGGCGCTCGAGCTCCCCCCCGCGAGCGACCTCTTTCGCGGCATTCGCTGGTTGCACCTGTCCGGCCACGCGCTGCTCGAGGATCGCCAGCGCGACACGTCGCTCGCGCTCGCCCGCGAAGCGTCCGCGCGCGGGGTGCCCGTCTCGCTCGACCTCTGCTTGCCGCTCGTCCGGACGCACCGGACCGACGTGCTCGACCTTTCGCCGAGCCTCGCTGTCCTGTTCGCCAATGAGCTCGAGATTGCGGCCCTCTTGCCGTCCGCGGCGGGCGATCCGGTCGAGAATGCAATCGGCTCGCTCGAAAAGGCGGGCGTGCCGCTCGTGGCGGCGAAGCTCGGCGCGCGCGGATCGATGCTCTCCGACCGCGGGGCGCGGCACGTCCTGCCCGCGCTGCCGGTCGATGCGCGCGACACGACGGGCTCGGGGGACGCGTACGTCGCGGGGTTCGTCGTCGCGCGGCTCCGGGGCGCGCCGCCCGAGGTGTGTGGGCGCCTCGGCAATGCGCTCGGCGCGCTCGTCGCCACGCGACCGGGCGCGGCCTCTGCCCTGCCCACCGGGGCGGAGCTACGCGCCTTCCTTGCGCATCATGCGGCTCTGGCCGAGCTTTCGGTGCTATCGTCCGCGCCCGGCGAACCTGTGAGGAGAAGCGAATGA
- a CDS encoding BtpA/SgcQ family protein, which translates to MTPPWKARLDALRIKDLEDIFGTPKPIIGMVHCWPLPGAPGYSGYGIDTIIEHAVGDARALAEGGAHGLIVENMWDIPFRAGPRVAPESIASHAVVARAVRQAVPLPLGINLVHNGGVSLLGIALAAGASFIRVCMFTGAGVWEAGSLDEGCAAELLRRRKELGAEHIKILADVDKKHSVRFPGIDLATHIEWTRFSGADALIVSGKMTGDAPDLEKVREAKKLAGDCPVLLGSGTTEDNIGAFLQVADGAIVGSSIKQDGRIENPVDVEKVRRFVAAARGR; encoded by the coding sequence ATGACCCCCCCGTGGAAGGCGCGGCTCGACGCGCTGCGCATCAAGGATCTCGAGGACATCTTCGGCACGCCGAAGCCCATCATCGGGATGGTCCATTGCTGGCCCCTGCCCGGAGCGCCGGGATATTCGGGCTATGGCATCGATACGATCATCGAGCACGCGGTGGGGGACGCGCGCGCGCTCGCCGAGGGCGGCGCCCACGGGCTCATCGTCGAGAACATGTGGGACATCCCCTTTCGCGCCGGGCCGCGCGTGGCTCCCGAGAGCATCGCCTCGCACGCCGTCGTCGCACGGGCCGTGCGCCAGGCCGTCCCCCTGCCGCTCGGCATCAACCTCGTCCACAATGGGGGCGTCTCGCTGCTCGGCATTGCGCTCGCCGCGGGCGCGTCGTTCATTCGCGTCTGCATGTTCACGGGCGCCGGCGTGTGGGAGGCGGGCTCGCTCGACGAGGGCTGCGCGGCGGAGCTTTTGCGGCGTCGCAAGGAGCTCGGCGCCGAGCACATCAAGATCCTCGCCGACGTCGACAAGAAACATTCGGTGCGGTTTCCGGGGATCGATCTGGCCACGCACATCGAATGGACGCGCTTTTCGGGCGCGGACGCGCTGATCGTCTCCGGAAAGATGACGGGCGACGCGCCGGATCTCGAAAAGGTGCGCGAGGCGAAGAAGCTCGCGGGCGATTGTCCGGTGCTGCTCGGCAGCGGCACGACGGAGGATAACATCGGTGCCTTTTTGCAGGTTGCCGACGGCGCCATCGTGGGCTCGAGCATAAAACAGGACGGACGGATCGAAAATCCCGTCGATGTCGAAAAGGTTCGCCGGTTCGTCGCGGCGGCGCGCGGGAGGTAG
- a CDS encoding (2Fe-2S)-binding protein, protein MSDNPSSKLNRRRFLAGTGLTAATSVVLDACKPAEVAPGSGAPPEVLGPGRTAITLRVNGENKRVEVEPRATLAEALRVELGMTGTKVVCDRGACSACTVWVDGTPVNACMTFAMDTAGRSITTIEGLGRGGSLHPVQQAFVEHDAAQCGFCTPGMVMSCAALLNRKSQPTLDDVRTATSGNLCRCGTYPKVFEATLAAARGGAGTKEG, encoded by the coding sequence GTGTCGGACAATCCCTCCTCGAAGCTGAACCGACGCCGCTTTCTGGCCGGCACTGGCCTGACGGCGGCCACGTCCGTGGTGCTCGACGCCTGCAAGCCCGCCGAGGTCGCGCCCGGGAGCGGCGCACCGCCGGAGGTGCTCGGGCCGGGCCGAACGGCCATTACCCTGCGCGTCAATGGCGAGAACAAGCGCGTCGAGGTCGAGCCGCGCGCGACGCTCGCCGAGGCGCTCAGGGTCGAGCTCGGAATGACGGGGACCAAGGTCGTCTGCGACCGCGGCGCCTGCTCCGCCTGCACGGTGTGGGTCGACGGCACGCCGGTCAATGCCTGCATGACCTTCGCCATGGACACCGCGGGGCGATCGATCACCACGATCGAAGGCCTCGGGCGCGGCGGCTCGCTGCATCCGGTGCAGCAAGCGTTCGTCGAGCACGACGCCGCGCAATGCGGGTTTTGCACCCCGGGCATGGTCATGAGCTGCGCGGCGCTGCTGAACCGCAAATCGCAGCCCACGCTCGATGACGTGCGCACGGCGACGAGCGGCAATCTGTGTCGCTGCGGCACCTACCCCAAGGTCTTCGAGGCCACGCTGGCCGCGGCGCGCGGCGGCGCGGGCACGAAGGAAGGCTGA
- a CDS encoding xanthine dehydrogenase family protein molybdopterin-binding subunit: MPDTNAKFPAGVAVSGAKASDLGQVERPLPEGEPPPWPVNAELSVVGKRTPRLDGRAKVTGTATYTADVRLPGMLYGRIIRSPHPHARVKSIDTSAADTYPGVRATHVLEHLRGGATLRDPAKETPSRYPVVRYVGQPIAAVAAVTQAAADEAARLIKIEYETLPFVIDLEEAQKSDAPLVFPGPADQGASAGGGGGPSGVPQTGNVRGPARGGPLGPPRGDVKKGFDAAEVIVEATYRTQVQTHSPLESHGVVADWKPDQLTVYSSTQGTSTVRDELAEVFDVPKARIRVVTEFMGGGFGAKFGIGNFGVLAVHLSKKAGAPVRMMLDRKEEHLAVGNRPNSIQRLRIGAKKDGTLTAIHLVSHGTGGTGTGAGAGGPAKNMYPCPNILVEESDVFTHAGPAAAFRAPGHPQGCFALEQSIDELAEKLGMDPLALRDKIDYDEDQGGKNVDSEARKLERKIGAEKIGWSKRRPPGSDKGPIMRGIGVAQSIWYRIVDLDAACEVRVSRDGSVELLSAVQDIGTGIRTALAQVVAEELGLRPSDIVVRIGDTAHPVGPASGGSKTTGSITPAARTAAHQVRKKFVAALAPALGADPAALKLADGKVIIGGNGGKSLTFRAAAARLPTEQVSAMVNRAVDYGGFESGRGKGGLGVGGLGGVQFAAVAVDTETGIIKVERVVAVHDCGRPINPLGLESQINGGILQGISYALYENRVLDRGSGHMLNANFEQYKILGAREAPSIEIVLLEEYRGRSSTDAGGIGEPATIPTSAAVANAVYNAIGVRLRDLPMTPARVLEALARKEAK; this comes from the coding sequence ATGCCGGACACGAATGCGAAGTTTCCCGCTGGCGTCGCGGTGAGCGGCGCCAAGGCGAGCGATCTCGGTCAGGTCGAGAGGCCCCTGCCCGAAGGCGAGCCGCCCCCCTGGCCGGTGAATGCCGAGCTGTCGGTCGTCGGCAAGCGGACGCCGAGGCTCGATGGGCGGGCCAAGGTCACCGGCACGGCCACCTACACGGCCGACGTCCGGCTGCCGGGGATGCTTTACGGGCGAATCATTCGCTCGCCCCACCCGCACGCGCGGGTCAAATCGATCGACACCTCGGCCGCGGATACGTACCCGGGCGTGCGCGCGACGCACGTGCTCGAGCACCTGCGGGGAGGCGCGACGCTGCGGGATCCGGCGAAGGAGACCCCGTCGCGCTATCCGGTCGTGCGCTACGTGGGGCAGCCCATTGCGGCGGTCGCGGCCGTCACGCAGGCGGCCGCGGACGAGGCGGCGCGGCTCATCAAGATCGAATACGAGACGCTGCCCTTCGTCATCGATCTCGAGGAGGCGCAGAAATCGGATGCGCCGCTCGTATTTCCCGGCCCCGCCGATCAGGGCGCGAGCGCGGGCGGCGGCGGTGGTCCGAGCGGCGTGCCCCAGACGGGCAACGTCCGCGGCCCTGCGCGCGGCGGTCCGCTCGGCCCCCCGCGCGGCGACGTCAAGAAGGGCTTCGACGCGGCCGAGGTCATCGTCGAGGCCACCTACCGCACCCAGGTGCAGACGCACTCGCCGCTCGAGTCGCACGGCGTCGTGGCCGACTGGAAGCCGGATCAGCTCACCGTGTACTCGTCGACCCAGGGCACGTCGACGGTGCGCGACGAGCTGGCCGAGGTGTTCGACGTGCCCAAGGCGCGCATCCGCGTCGTCACCGAGTTCATGGGCGGCGGCTTCGGCGCGAAATTCGGGATTGGCAATTTCGGCGTACTCGCCGTGCACCTCTCCAAGAAGGCCGGCGCGCCCGTGCGAATGATGCTCGATCGCAAGGAGGAGCACCTCGCCGTCGGCAATCGGCCGAACTCGATCCAGCGATTGCGCATCGGCGCGAAGAAGGACGGCACGCTCACCGCGATTCACCTGGTCTCGCACGGCACGGGCGGCACGGGCACGGGCGCGGGCGCGGGCGGACCGGCGAAGAACATGTATCCGTGCCCCAACATCCTCGTCGAGGAGAGCGACGTCTTCACCCACGCGGGCCCCGCGGCGGCGTTCCGCGCTCCCGGCCATCCGCAGGGCTGCTTCGCGCTCGAGCAATCCATCGACGAGCTCGCCGAGAAGCTCGGCATGGACCCGCTCGCGCTCCGCGACAAGATCGATTACGACGAGGACCAGGGCGGAAAGAACGTCGACAGCGAGGCCCGCAAGCTCGAGCGAAAGATCGGCGCCGAGAAGATCGGCTGGTCGAAGAGGCGCCCGCCCGGGTCCGACAAGGGCCCGATCATGCGCGGCATCGGGGTCGCGCAGTCGATATGGTATCGCATCGTCGACCTCGACGCAGCGTGCGAGGTGCGCGTCTCCCGTGACGGCTCGGTCGAGCTGCTCTCTGCGGTGCAGGACATCGGCACCGGCATTCGCACCGCGCTCGCCCAGGTCGTCGCCGAGGAGCTCGGGCTGCGCCCCTCGGACATCGTCGTGCGCATCGGCGACACGGCCCATCCCGTGGGCCCCGCGTCCGGCGGCAGCAAGACGACGGGCTCGATCACCCCGGCTGCGCGCACGGCGGCGCATCAGGTCCGCAAGAAATTCGTCGCCGCGCTCGCCCCCGCGCTCGGCGCCGATCCCGCCGCGCTCAAGCTCGCGGACGGGAAGGTCATCATCGGTGGCAATGGCGGCAAATCGCTCACGTTCCGCGCCGCCGCGGCCAGGCTCCCCACCGAGCAGGTCTCTGCGATGGTGAACCGGGCCGTCGATTACGGCGGGTTCGAGTCGGGTCGCGGCAAGGGCGGGCTCGGCGTGGGCGGGCTCGGCGGCGTGCAGTTCGCCGCGGTCGCGGTCGACACCGAGACGGGCATCATCAAGGTCGAGCGGGTGGTCGCGGTGCACGATTGCGGGCGCCCGATCAACCCCCTCGGCCTCGAGAGCCAGATCAACGGCGGCATCCTCCAGGGCATCTCGTACGCGCTCTACGAGAACCGGGTGCTCGATCGGGGCAGCGGGCACATGCTGAACGCGAATTTCGAGCAATACAAGATCCTGGGCGCCCGCGAGGCGCCCTCCATCGAGATCGTGCTGCTCGAGGAGTACCGGGGCCGAAGCTCCACGGACGCAGGCGGAATCGGCGAGCCCGCGACGATCCCGACCTCGGCGGCGGTGGCCAACGCGGTCTACAATGCCATCGGCGTGCGCCTGCGCGATCTGCCGATGACGCCGGCGCGGGTGCTCGAGGCGCTCGCGCGCAAGGAGGCGAAATGA
- a CDS encoding FAD binding domain-containing protein gives MNRFEWVNPSSLEQAVGLLGSGAAVKAGGIDLMDLLKERLIEPKRLVNLRAVPGLDRIEAGPEGLRLGPLVTLARLADDPAVNGPYRALAEAAGHAATPQIRNMATVGGNLLQRPRCWYFRSESFECRKKGGSRCFAIEGENAYHAVMGNKTCAAVHPSAAGVALVALGAKLELTSPEGRREVALESFFVAPETDVRRENAIGEREIISKIVVPPPPSGARSAYIKQGEKESYDWPLAEVAVSLEQEGGRCKRASIVLGAAAPVPHRARAAEAILAGKTIDDATAREAARAALSGATPLSQNAYKLKIFEAVVRRTILAANGSST, from the coding sequence ATGAATCGGTTCGAATGGGTGAACCCCAGCTCCCTCGAGCAGGCGGTCGGGCTGCTCGGCTCCGGCGCGGCCGTGAAGGCCGGCGGGATCGATCTGATGGACCTGCTCAAGGAGCGGCTCATCGAGCCGAAGCGCCTCGTCAATCTGCGCGCCGTGCCCGGGCTCGATCGAATCGAAGCCGGCCCCGAGGGGCTGCGCCTCGGCCCGCTGGTCACGCTGGCGCGCCTCGCCGATGATCCCGCGGTGAACGGCCCATATCGCGCCCTCGCCGAGGCCGCCGGGCACGCCGCGACCCCGCAGATCCGCAACATGGCCACCGTGGGCGGCAATCTCCTGCAGCGGCCGCGCTGCTGGTACTTTCGCTCCGAATCGTTCGAATGCCGCAAGAAAGGCGGCTCGCGCTGCTTCGCGATCGAGGGCGAGAACGCCTATCACGCGGTCATGGGCAACAAGACGTGCGCCGCGGTCCACCCCTCTGCCGCGGGCGTGGCGCTCGTCGCGCTCGGGGCCAAGCTCGAGCTGACCTCGCCCGAGGGCCGGCGCGAGGTGGCGCTCGAATCGTTCTTCGTCGCGCCGGAGACCGACGTGCGGCGCGAGAATGCCATTGGCGAGCGCGAGATCATCAGCAAGATCGTCGTGCCTCCCCCGCCCTCCGGCGCCCGCTCGGCCTACATCAAGCAGGGTGAAAAGGAGTCGTACGACTGGCCCCTCGCCGAGGTGGCGGTCTCTCTCGAGCAGGAGGGCGGCCGCTGCAAACGGGCCTCGATCGTGCTCGGGGCCGCCGCGCCCGTGCCTCACCGCGCCCGCGCGGCCGAGGCCATTCTCGCGGGCAAGACGATCGACGACGCGACCGCGCGCGAGGCCGCCAGGGCTGCGCTCTCGGGCGCGACGCCGCTCTCCCAGAATGCGTACAAGCTGAAGATCTTCGAGGCCGTCGTCCGGCGGACGATCCTGGCCGCCAATGGGAGCTCCACATGA
- a CDS encoding Kelch repeat-containing protein translates to MRFASILGRPAALLALFVPFLAAWTPVAPLNEVRSSPSAFAIDDKVVVVGGGSTAPDLGPVWWPHVELYDPALNTWTIGASQSAAMGPVVRLPSDKLLVVGPTAAAIYDPATDTWATAAPLPQNRQSPSVTLLADGRVLVTGGDFPGGNTTNTAFIYDPGANTWATAAPMITNRSAHASVLLADGRVLVASGLGESPKVTPTAEVYDPVANKWTSVASLPGGRINHTMTRLADGRVMLVAGGSGAFPLDDAYLFDPAAGTWTAAPKLATGRTQHTATLLPDGRLMVAGGLAMPVINQFVATQTTEIFDVVSGVWKPGANLVTGRRSGADALLADGRVMVIGGNDWTKPIAHAEIEDFSGSGGSGGAGGAGGSGGAGGTGGSGGAGGSGGAGGAGGSGGAGGSGGSGGSGGSGGSGDAGGSGGAGGSGGGGNPAGGCSGCSHGGAAGTGASWLSALGLLALGRTIARRRRKD, encoded by the coding sequence TTGCGCTTTGCATCCATTCTCGGCCGCCCTGCGGCCTTGCTCGCCCTTTTCGTTCCTTTTCTCGCGGCGTGGACGCCCGTTGCGCCGCTCAACGAGGTTCGCTCGAGCCCGAGCGCGTTTGCGATCGACGACAAGGTGGTGGTGGTCGGCGGCGGCAGCACCGCGCCGGATCTCGGTCCCGTGTGGTGGCCGCACGTCGAGCTTTACGATCCTGCGCTGAACACCTGGACGATCGGCGCGTCTCAGAGTGCGGCCATGGGGCCGGTGGTGAGGCTCCCGAGCGACAAACTCCTCGTGGTCGGCCCGACGGCCGCGGCGATCTACGATCCGGCGACGGATACCTGGGCGACGGCGGCGCCGCTGCCTCAGAATCGCCAATCGCCTTCCGTGACGTTGCTTGCCGATGGGCGCGTGCTCGTCACGGGGGGCGATTTTCCTGGGGGAAACACGACGAATACGGCGTTCATTTACGATCCGGGGGCCAATACGTGGGCGACGGCGGCGCCGATGATCACGAATCGCTCGGCGCATGCTTCCGTGCTGCTCGCGGACGGGCGCGTGCTCGTGGCTTCGGGGCTCGGCGAATCGCCGAAGGTGACGCCCACGGCCGAGGTCTACGATCCCGTGGCGAACAAGTGGACGAGCGTGGCGAGCCTGCCCGGTGGGCGCATCAATCACACGATGACACGGCTCGCGGACGGTCGCGTGATGCTCGTGGCGGGCGGGAGCGGGGCTTTTCCGCTCGATGACGCGTATCTGTTCGACCCGGCGGCGGGGACGTGGACGGCGGCGCCGAAGCTCGCCACGGGGCGCACGCAGCACACGGCCACGCTGCTGCCCGACGGCCGATTGATGGTGGCCGGCGGGCTCGCGATGCCTGTGATCAATCAATTCGTGGCCACGCAGACGACGGAGATCTTCGATGTGGTCTCCGGGGTGTGGAAGCCCGGCGCGAACCTGGTCACCGGGCGCCGCAGTGGGGCCGATGCGTTGCTCGCCGACGGGCGGGTCATGGTCATCGGCGGCAATGACTGGACGAAGCCGATCGCGCACGCGGAGATTGAAGATTTCAGCGGCTCTGGCGGCTCTGGCGGTGCAGGAGGCGCGGGTGGCTCTGGCGGCGCGGGTGGCACCGGCGGCTCTGGTGGCGCGGGTGGCTCGGGCGGCGCGGGTGGTGCAGGGGGCTCGGGTGGAGCGGGCGGCTCCGGCGGCTCTGGTGGCTCTGGCGGCTCCGGTGGCTCTGGCGACGCCGGTGGCTCTGGCGGCGCAGGGGGCTCCGGCGGGGGTGGAAATCCGGCCGGCGGCTGCTCCGGTTGCAGCCATGGCGGCGCGGCGGGCACAGGGGCGTCGTGGCTCTCGGCGCTCGGCCTTCTGGCCCTCGGCCGGACGATTGCGCGCCGCCGCCGCAAGGACTGA
- a CDS encoding serine/threonine-protein kinase, which translates to MMVSDEELAAQRIGTRIGTWTVERVLGIGGMASVFLGRRADGYVAAIKLLHPHLAAMDEVRKRFVREGPIGSALAAVGPLCEGLPQVLESGVLEDGTAYMAMEVLEGETIFDRMCRKGGRLSVEEVLRIAHKVLDVLVVAHAYGIVHRDLKPENLHLGKDGRIKVLDFGIARVLEALPEGTGELPEKTATKTGMALGSCEYMAPEQAMGKVQEVDGRTDLFGLGATMFRLLAGRYIHGDLTDAPLLIAAATDQAPALATVAPDVPPLMCAVVDRALAFDKSQRYPDAATMRFDVYAMRSGREPPYVVAIAQGRIQPGDRLATR; encoded by the coding sequence ATGATGGTCTCGGACGAGGAGCTCGCGGCGCAGCGCATCGGCACCCGGATCGGCACCTGGACGGTGGAGCGCGTCCTCGGGATCGGCGGCATGGCGAGCGTCTTTCTCGGACGCCGCGCCGATGGCTACGTCGCCGCGATAAAGCTCCTCCACCCGCACCTCGCCGCGATGGACGAGGTGCGCAAGCGGTTCGTGCGCGAGGGGCCGATTGGCAGCGCCCTCGCGGCCGTCGGGCCGCTTTGCGAGGGGCTGCCGCAGGTGCTCGAGTCGGGCGTGCTCGAGGACGGCACCGCGTACATGGCGATGGAGGTGCTCGAGGGCGAGACCATCTTCGATCGCATGTGCCGCAAGGGCGGCCGTCTCTCGGTCGAGGAGGTCTTGCGCATCGCGCACAAGGTCCTCGACGTGCTGGTCGTCGCGCACGCTTACGGCATCGTTCACCGGGATCTCAAGCCCGAGAATTTGCACCTCGGCAAGGACGGGCGCATCAAGGTGCTCGATTTCGGCATTGCGCGCGTCCTCGAGGCCCTGCCCGAGGGCACGGGCGAACTGCCGGAGAAGACGGCCACGAAGACCGGAATGGCGCTCGGGAGCTGCGAATACATGGCCCCCGAGCAGGCCATGGGCAAAGTGCAGGAGGTCGACGGGCGTACCGATCTCTTCGGCCTCGGGGCCACGATGTTCCGCCTCCTGGCTGGCCGGTACATTCACGGCGATCTCACCGACGCGCCCCTGCTCATTGCGGCGGCCACCGATCAGGCGCCGGCGCTCGCCACGGTCGCGCCCGACGTGCCGCCGCTGATGTGCGCCGTCGTGGACCGCGCGCTCGCGTTCGACAAATCACAGCGCTACCCCGACGCGGCGACCATGCGCTTCGACGTCTACGCGATGCGCTCGGGGCGCGAGCCGCCGTACGTGGTCGCCATCGCGCAGGGCCGCATCCAGCCGGGCGATCGCCTCGCCACGCGCTGA
- a CDS encoding HAMP domain-containing sensor histidine kinase — MRVRTRLVVFGAALPALALLLAVVAAGVVFRLSLLRALDRALLAQAAVESVSPFDGPQNAPHLHLGHSPLVDDVRSFAPREALYRATGELVAHFPENGRIPDPPAPGEGEGGPQLSTRTASDGRPVRALVVVVRAPWGEPYVLKLEGSLGELDATMRLYWQATLGLVALVSAVLFALQWAQAGRMSRRIADMTGYLPKLRGGDLEWRLPADGTGDEIADLRVALAEAMERLLLARDAQERLIANAAHELRTPLGVMRTEMDLALRKERSADELRQALAGARGEVDRLSNLAARLLDLAALGKVTWQRSEGDLALVVRDAAEAYEAEAEGRGLAIELDLPAQAPAEIDVQMIRQALDNYLSNAIAHAPSGSAIRVGLEQEGEGYRVTVRDEGEGVPAEEAERVFEPFYRGSKAKKAAGAGLGLSITRAIARRHGGKAYLVPREGRGAAFALWIPRRVW, encoded by the coding sequence GTGAGGGTGAGGACGCGGCTCGTCGTCTTCGGGGCCGCGCTGCCGGCGCTCGCGCTGCTTTTGGCTGTCGTCGCGGCCGGCGTCGTGTTTCGCTTGAGCCTTTTGCGCGCGCTCGACCGCGCGCTGCTCGCGCAGGCCGCCGTCGAGAGCGTGAGCCCCTTCGACGGGCCCCAGAACGCGCCGCACCTGCACCTGGGCCACTCGCCGCTCGTCGACGACGTGCGCTCGTTCGCGCCGAGAGAAGCCCTCTACCGTGCGACGGGCGAGCTCGTCGCTCACTTCCCGGAGAACGGTCGCATCCCCGATCCGCCGGCTCCGGGCGAGGGCGAGGGCGGCCCGCAGCTCTCGACGCGCACCGCGAGCGATGGACGCCCCGTCCGCGCGCTCGTGGTGGTGGTGCGAGCGCCCTGGGGCGAGCCGTACGTGCTCAAGCTCGAGGGCTCGCTCGGGGAGCTCGACGCGACCATGCGGCTCTACTGGCAGGCGACGCTCGGGCTCGTGGCGCTCGTCTCGGCCGTGCTCTTCGCGCTGCAATGGGCGCAAGCCGGGCGAATGAGCCGGCGCATCGCGGACATGACCGGCTATTTGCCCAAGCTCCGCGGCGGTGATCTCGAGTGGCGCCTGCCCGCGGACGGCACGGGCGACGAGATCGCCGATCTGCGCGTGGCGCTCGCGGAGGCGATGGAGCGGCTGCTTCTGGCGCGCGACGCTCAGGAGCGGCTCATCGCGAATGCCGCGCACGAGCTGCGCACGCCGCTCGGGGTGATGCGCACCGAGATGGATCTGGCGCTTCGCAAGGAGCGGAGCGCCGACGAGCTACGGCAAGCGCTCGCGGGGGCGCGCGGGGAGGTCGACAGGCTCTCGAACCTCGCGGCGCGGCTGCTCGATCTGGCGGCGCTCGGCAAGGTGACCTGGCAGCGCAGCGAGGGGGATCTCGCGCTCGTCGTGCGTGACGCGGCCGAGGCGTACGAGGCCGAGGCCGAGGGGCGAGGGCTCGCCATCGAGCTCGATCTGCCTGCCCAGGCGCCCGCCGAGATCGACGTGCAGATGATCCGCCAGGCGCTCGACAACTATCTCTCGAACGCGATCGCGCACGCGCCTTCGGGCAGCGCGATCCGCGTGGGGCTCGAGCAGGAGGGCGAGGGCTACCGAGTCACCGTGCGCGACGAGGGCGAGGGCGTGCCGGCGGAGGAGGCCGAGCGGGTGTTCGAGCCATTTTATCGTGGCTCGAAGGCGAAAAAGGCGGCAGGGGCGGGCCTTGGGCTCTCGATCACACGCGCGATCGCGCGGCGGCACGGGGGAAAGGCGTATCTCGTGCCTCGCGAGGGGCGGGGGGCGGCGTTCGCCCTGTGGATTCCGCGGCGCGTCTGGTAG
- a CDS encoding response regulator transcription factor, which yields MKIFVVEDEERMARLLERGLREEGHQIDLAANGAEALEQGLGVDYDVIILDWSLPEMDGVSLLRRWRERGLKTPVLLLTARGTVGERVTGLRAGADDYLVKPFDFDELVARLEALHRRGAGHEVRTRIGPITLDARRRVISTGSAEQSLTAREFALLCELAGHAGEALTRTELLGKVWGTGFDGAPNVVDVYVGYLRTKLKALSGEAVTIQAVRSVGYRLAVAKVKGGDP from the coding sequence GTGAAGATCTTCGTTGTCGAGGACGAGGAGCGCATGGCGCGGCTCCTCGAGCGCGGGCTGCGCGAGGAGGGGCATCAGATCGACCTCGCCGCGAACGGCGCCGAGGCGCTCGAGCAGGGCCTCGGCGTCGACTACGACGTCATCATCCTCGACTGGTCGCTGCCCGAGATGGACGGCGTGTCGCTCTTGCGCAGGTGGCGCGAGCGGGGGCTCAAGACGCCGGTGCTGCTCTTGACGGCGCGGGGAACGGTGGGCGAGCGGGTGACGGGGCTCCGGGCCGGCGCGGACGATTACCTCGTCAAACCCTTCGATTTCGACGAGCTCGTGGCGCGGCTCGAGGCCCTGCACCGGCGCGGCGCGGGGCACGAGGTGCGCACCCGGATCGGGCCGATCACCCTCGACGCGCGCCGGCGGGTGATCTCCACCGGCTCGGCCGAGCAGAGCCTCACCGCGCGCGAGTTCGCGCTCCTCTGCGAGCTGGCCGGTCACGCGGGCGAGGCGCTCACGCGCACCGAGCTGCTCGGCAAGGTCTGGGGCACGGGCTTCGACGGGGCGCCCAATGTCGTCGACGTCTACGTCGGCTATCTGCGCACCAAGCTCAAGGCGCTCTCGGGCGAGGCGGTGACCATTCAGGCCGTGCGGAGCGTGGGTTATCGGCTCGCCGTGGCGAAGGTCAAGGGAGGCGATCCGTGA